A single genomic interval of Spinacia oleracea cultivar Varoflay chromosome 6, BTI_SOV_V1, whole genome shotgun sequence harbors:
- the LOC130463551 gene encoding uncharacterized protein, with protein MTFTADDCLGVQYKLEDPLLILEDAEESMTKVNYPLIGFNGSSAIPRGKITLPVTIGKGQAARNVLGEFLVMDCDSVYNVIMGRTMIHKMQAIPSTHHQMMMYVSDAGFAERVRGVQEVARRTCHTAIRKPRLGDGSEDDEKQEPSCEEHEAKRRKAESGSLVKPAEVDARLESPSLEPDQEMEDVFLEDDSGRSVRIANIAGIDQKMICHKLDVSVEARPIKKKKRKYSSRNNKAIAEEVKKLQEAGFIEPCIYPKWLASVVMIKRANGSWRMCVDFTDLNRACPKDCYPLSVIDQLVDSTSGHALLSFLDAFSEYHEVFMHPDDKANTTFNTSA; from the exons ATGACCTTCACAGCTGATGATTGcctcggagtccagtacaaacttGAAGATCCATTG CTAATCCTCGAGGATGCCGAGGAGTCAATGACGAAGGTCAACTATCCGCTGATCGGATTCAATGGCTCATCGGCAATCCCCCGCGGAAAAATCACCTTACCAGTCACCATCGGCAAAGGCCAAGCCGCAAGAAATGTCCTAGGGGAATTCCTAGTAATGGACTGCGATTCAGTGTACAATgtcatcatgggacgaaccatgatccacaaaATGCAGGCCATCCCATCAACACACCATCAAATGATGATGTACGTCTCGGACGCAGGCTTCGCCGAACGGGTAAGAGGAGTTCAGGAGGTCGCAAGGAGAACTTGCCATACCGCTATCCGGAAGCCAAGATTGGGAGATGGTTCCGAAGATGATGAAAAACAGGAGCCCTCATGTGAGGAACATGAGGCTAAGAGGAGAAAGGCTGAATCGGGCAGTCTGGTAAAACCCGCAGAGGTTGATGCTCGGCTCGAAAGTCCTTCTCTCGAGCCAGACCAAGAAATGGAGGACGTCTTCCTAGAGGATGACTCTGGCAGGAGCGTTCGAATAG CGAACATAGCAGGGATAGATCAGAAGATGatctgtcacaagctggatgtcagCGTCGAAGCCCGACCGattaagaaaaagaagaggAAGTACTCCTCAAGGAataacaaagccatcgccgaggaggtgaaaaagttaCAAGAAGCAGGTTTTATTGAACCATGCATATATCCCAAGTGGCTAGCCAGTGTGGTGATGATCAAAAGAGCAAACGGCTCATGGCGcatgtgcgtggatttcacagatctgaacagAGCCTGTCCCAAGGATTGCTATCCTCTCTCGGTGATAGACCAACTGGTAGACTCAACCAGCGGCCACGCACTGCTGAGCTTCTTGGATGCATTTTCGGAATACCAtgaagtattcatgcaccccgacgacaAAGCAAATACAACATTTAATACAAGCGCatga
- the LOC110805410 gene encoding rRNA-processing protein CGR1 yields MACTIDFRRLDEGFGGKTAKRKREAQSLASETAQNDSSMEVDNQIDNPPAKRAAVSSSDDPNTPVFGKPTYDGVIAGRVSGRNWKQPRKHRSSAMGVSRKPASLEQKKRDKELKKAFKERKDELKEEIRQHKIEKRKKKEEREKKKQENILKSGTKLQKITNPKTLQKIAKSKHRKQLKVVSDDLLRK; encoded by the coding sequence atggCGTGCACCATTGATTTCCGGCGCCTCGACGAAGGATTTGGTGGAAAAACCGCCAAGCGTAAGCGCGAAGCTCAATCTCTCGCCTCTGAAACTGCTCAAAATGATTCATCGATGGAGGTTGACAACCAAATCGACAATCCACCAGCAAAAAGAGCTGCCGTTTCATCCTCAGACGATCCTAACACGCCAGTTTTTGGGAAGCCAACATACGACGGAGTAATCGCGGGTAGAGTTTCCGGCAGAAACTGGAAGCAGCCGAGGAAGCACCGGTCATCAGCGATGGGGGTGAGTCGGAAGCCGGCTTCGTTGGAGCAGAAGAAGAGGGACAAAGAGTTGAAGAAAGCGTTTAAAGAGAGGAAGGATGAGTTGAAGGAAGAGATTCGGCAGCATAAGATtgagaagaggaagaagaaagaggagagagaaaagaagaagCAAGAGAACATTTTGAAATCTGGTACCAAACTTCAGAAGATTACAAACCCTAAAACTCTTCAGAAGATTGCTAAATCTAAGCACCGCAAGCAGCTCAAGGTTGTTTCTGATGATCTTCTCAGGAAGTAG